In one window of Eggerthella guodeyinii DNA:
- the rpsT gene encoding 30S ribosomal protein S20: MANIKSQKKRIITNEKSRMRNRAVKSELKTATRRVKDAVAAGNGAEAYAAACAACRLMDKAASKGVIHKNQAANRKSGIMVLANTVATDADRAAYVAPAKKEQKTGSKKAERKAARVAEMEAASKEKAKRREKQLKEEAAAQKRKAKEAEEAAKAEAAEGAEEAAAE, from the coding sequence ATGGCGAACATCAAAAGCCAGAAGAAGCGCATCATCACCAACGAGAAGTCCCGCATGCGCAACCGCGCGGTCAAGAGCGAGCTCAAGACCGCGACCCGTCGCGTGAAGGACGCCGTCGCCGCCGGCAACGGTGCCGAGGCCTACGCCGCCGCGTGCGCCGCGTGCCGCCTCATGGACAAGGCCGCCTCGAAGGGCGTCATCCACAAGAACCAGGCCGCGAACCGCAAGAGCGGCATCATGGTCCTGGCCAACACGGTTGCCACCGACGCCGACCGCGCCGCGTACGTGGCGCCGGCCAAGAAGGAGCAGAAGACCGGCTCCAAGAAGGCCGAGCGCAAGGCTGCGCGCGTCGCCGAGATGGAAGCCGCTTCCAAGGAGAAGGCCAAGCGCCGCGAGAAGCAGCTCAAGGAAGAGGCCGCCGCTCAGAAGCGCAAGGCCAAGGAAGCCGAAGAGGCCGCCAAGGCCGAGGCTGCCGAAGGCGCCGAGGAAGCTGCCGCCGAATAA
- the lepA gene encoding translation elongation factor 4, whose amino-acid sequence MTTDPNFIRNFSIIAHIDHGKSTLSDRILELTGTVASRDMQAQLLDSMDIERERGITIKSQAVRVDYTADDGQTYQFNLIDTPGHVDFTYEVSRSLAACEGAVLVVDATQGVEAQTVANAMMAMNANLEIVPLINKIDLPAAEPDRVREEIEEGLAIPADDAVLASGKTGVGVHDLLEAVVYNIPAPEGDADAPLRALIFDSYFDPYRGVVALVRVVDGSMKKGDRVLMMATGTEVLVEEVGARRPAEIPLPTLSVGEVGYLVTGLKDVRQVKVGDTITAVKGGVSQPLPGYREAKPMVFTGLFPIEGDQYEPLKEALEKLSLNDPALAWEPEKSHALGFGFRVGFLGLLHMEVIKERLEREFGLDLLATAPSVEYHVYRQGGEMISLHSPQEMPDPGEIERIEEPFLKAKILIPPDYVGAVMELTTARRGTFVTMNYLSPTTVEMLWEIPLSELIMDYFDKLKSNTKGYASLDYDFDDYKPSKLVKLDILLSGKPVDALSFIIHKDKAYDRGRVLTEKLRSIIPRQMFEVPIQAAIGGRVLARETVKAKRKDVLAKCYGGDISRKRKLLEKQKAGKKRMKNIGNVEVPQEAFMAILKVDD is encoded by the coding sequence ATGACCACCGATCCGAACTTCATCCGCAACTTCTCCATCATCGCGCACATCGATCATGGCAAGTCGACGCTGTCCGACCGCATCCTCGAGCTCACGGGCACCGTGGCCAGCCGCGACATGCAGGCGCAGCTGCTCGACAGCATGGACATCGAGCGCGAGCGCGGCATCACCATCAAAAGCCAGGCGGTGCGTGTGGACTACACGGCCGACGACGGCCAGACCTACCAGTTCAACCTCATCGACACGCCGGGCCACGTGGACTTCACCTACGAGGTGAGCCGCTCGCTGGCCGCGTGCGAGGGCGCCGTGCTCGTGGTGGACGCCACCCAGGGCGTCGAGGCGCAGACCGTGGCGAACGCCATGATGGCCATGAACGCGAACCTCGAGATCGTCCCGCTCATCAACAAGATCGACCTTCCCGCGGCCGAGCCCGATCGCGTGCGCGAGGAGATCGAGGAGGGCCTCGCCATCCCCGCCGACGACGCCGTGCTCGCCTCGGGCAAGACGGGCGTCGGCGTGCACGACCTGCTGGAGGCCGTGGTCTACAACATCCCCGCCCCCGAGGGCGACGCGGACGCGCCCCTGCGCGCGCTCATCTTCGACTCGTACTTCGACCCGTACCGCGGCGTGGTGGCGCTCGTGCGCGTGGTGGACGGCTCCATGAAGAAGGGCGATCGCGTGCTCATGATGGCCACGGGCACCGAGGTGCTCGTGGAGGAGGTGGGCGCCCGCCGCCCGGCCGAGATCCCGCTGCCGACGCTGTCGGTGGGAGAGGTGGGCTACCTGGTCACGGGCTTGAAAGACGTGCGCCAGGTGAAGGTGGGCGACACCATCACCGCCGTCAAGGGCGGCGTGTCGCAGCCGCTTCCGGGCTACCGCGAGGCCAAGCCCATGGTGTTCACGGGCCTGTTCCCCATCGAGGGCGACCAGTACGAGCCGCTCAAGGAGGCGCTCGAGAAGCTGTCGCTCAACGATCCGGCGCTGGCTTGGGAGCCGGAGAAGTCGCACGCGCTGGGCTTCGGCTTCCGCGTGGGCTTCCTCGGCCTGCTGCACATGGAGGTCATCAAGGAGCGCCTCGAGCGCGAGTTCGGCCTCGACCTGCTGGCCACGGCGCCCAGCGTGGAGTACCACGTGTACCGCCAGGGCGGCGAGATGATCTCGCTGCACTCGCCCCAGGAGATGCCCGATCCCGGCGAGATCGAGCGCATCGAGGAACCCTTCCTCAAGGCGAAGATCCTCATCCCGCCCGACTACGTGGGCGCGGTCATGGAGCTGACCACGGCGCGCCGCGGCACGTTCGTCACCATGAACTACCTGTCGCCGACGACGGTGGAGATGCTGTGGGAGATCCCGTTGTCGGAGCTCATCATGGACTATTTCGATAAGCTTAAGTCCAACACGAAGGGCTACGCCTCGCTCGACTACGACTTCGACGACTACAAGCCCTCGAAGCTGGTGAAGCTGGACATCCTGCTGTCGGGCAAGCCGGTGGACGCGCTGTCGTTCATCATCCACAAGGACAAGGCATACGATCGCGGCCGCGTCCTCACGGAGAAGCTGCGCAGCATCATCCCGCGCCAGATGTTCGAGGTGCCCATCCAGGCCGCCATCGGCGGGCGCGTGCTGGCCCGCGAGACGGTGAAGGCGAAGCGCAAGGACGTGCTGGCGAAGTGCTACGGCGGCGACATCAGCCGCAAGCGCAAGCTGCTGGAGAAGCAGAAGGCCGGTAAGAAGCGCATGAAGAACATCGGCAACGTCGAGGTCCCGCAGGAAGCGTTCATGGCCATCCTGAAGGTGGACGACTAG
- a CDS encoding nitroreductase family protein has product MKTNAVIDAILSRRSIRAFSDEPIAREDLEAIVACGQWAPSANNRQEQTFVVVDDRARIARLAETVRLTLGRKAYDMYAPRSIVIVAHAKDAPFGREDDGCAMENMMLAAHSLGIGSVWINQLQDVCDEPAVRAELDELGVPADSVVHGVCALGYAAAAGRSHERTSDVVWVG; this is encoded by the coding sequence ATGAAAACCAACGCCGTCATCGACGCCATCCTGTCCCGCCGCTCCATTCGCGCCTTCTCGGACGAGCCGATCGCGCGCGAGGACCTCGAGGCCATCGTGGCCTGCGGCCAGTGGGCCCCGTCGGCGAACAACCGCCAGGAGCAGACGTTCGTCGTCGTGGACGACCGCGCCCGCATCGCCCGGCTGGCCGAGACCGTGCGCTTGACGCTCGGCCGCAAAGCGTACGATATGTACGCGCCCCGGAGCATCGTGATCGTCGCGCACGCGAAGGACGCGCCGTTCGGCCGCGAGGACGACGGCTGCGCGATGGAGAACATGATGCTGGCCGCGCACTCGCTGGGCATCGGCAGCGTGTGGATCAACCAGCTGCAGGACGTCTGCGACGAGCCCGCCGTGCGCGCCGAGCTCGACGAGCTGGGCGTTCCCGCCGACAGCGTCGTGCACGGCGTCTGCGCGCTGGGCTACGCGGCCGCCGCGGGGCGCTCCCACGAGCGCACGAGCGACGTCGTCTGGGTCGGGTAG
- the dusB gene encoding tRNA dihydrouridine synthase DusB, with protein sequence MDLHAFFQTHRLLLAPMAGVSDEAFRALCREQGADLTYTEMVSAKGLSYANEKTRHLLRLAPGEDRVAVQLFGHEPDTMAAQAAWIEREMGASLAYLDVNMGCPARKIVSKGDGSALMKDPALAASIVRAVARAVDCPVTVKFRRGWSEGVETAPEFARRMEDAGAMAMAVHGRYAEQLYRGSAEWDAVARVKEAVAVPVIGNGDVKRGADAAALVARTGCDAVMIARGAEGNPWLFAQAKAALAGEPEPDAPGVEERIALARRHARLLGAREGKNIVRMRKHAAWYLSGLPGAAAARGKINGCVSVEDFDEVFDELLACAREHAAAHE encoded by the coding sequence TTGGACCTGCACGCGTTCTTCCAAACACACCGCCTGCTGCTGGCCCCGATGGCGGGCGTGAGCGACGAGGCCTTCCGCGCGCTCTGCCGCGAGCAGGGCGCCGACCTCACGTATACCGAGATGGTGTCGGCCAAGGGCCTTTCCTACGCGAACGAGAAGACGCGGCACCTGCTGCGCCTCGCGCCGGGGGAGGACCGGGTGGCCGTGCAGCTGTTCGGCCACGAGCCCGACACGATGGCCGCCCAGGCCGCGTGGATCGAGCGCGAGATGGGCGCGTCGCTGGCCTACCTCGACGTCAACATGGGCTGCCCCGCGCGCAAGATCGTGTCGAAGGGCGACGGCTCGGCGCTCATGAAGGACCCCGCGCTGGCCGCCTCCATCGTGCGCGCCGTGGCGCGGGCCGTGGACTGCCCGGTCACGGTGAAGTTCCGCCGCGGCTGGTCCGAGGGCGTCGAGACGGCGCCCGAGTTCGCGCGCCGCATGGAGGACGCGGGGGCGATGGCCATGGCCGTGCACGGGCGCTACGCCGAGCAGCTGTACCGCGGCAGCGCCGAGTGGGACGCCGTCGCGCGGGTGAAGGAGGCCGTGGCCGTGCCCGTCATCGGCAACGGCGACGTGAAACGCGGCGCCGACGCCGCGGCCCTCGTCGCCCGCACGGGCTGCGACGCCGTGATGATCGCCCGCGGCGCCGAGGGCAACCCGTGGCTGTTCGCGCAGGCCAAGGCCGCGCTTGCGGGAGAGCCCGAACCCGACGCGCCCGGCGTGGAGGAGCGCATCGCGCTCGCGCGGCGCCATGCGCGGCTGCTCGGCGCGCGCGAGGGCAAGAACATCGTGCGCATGCGTAAGCACGCCGCCTGGTACCTGTCGGGCCTGCCGGGCGCCGCCGCGGCGCGCGGCAAGATCAACGGCTGCGTGTCGGTGGAGGATTTCGACGAGGTGTTCGACGAGCTGCTGGCGTGCGCGCGCGAGCACGCCGCGGCTCACGAGTGA
- the hemW gene encoding radical SAM family heme chaperone HemW, producing the protein MPHDPYKALYLHLPFCVKRCAYCDFATAAVPAGSPEIDAYVEDLSLQIRRKAKEGELGELETVYLGGGTPSHVGLSGLSMLLYTLSLSMHLTPEVECTMEANPESLTERMVRDIWALGVNRLSIGVQSFDDEVLRTLGRAHSSDDARRAVEAARTRFDNVSLDLMCGIPGQSAASFEAGVREAVRLGATHVSVYPLTIEPHTPFDAAVLAGELEEPDDDVEAAHMEIAAHVLAEEGFERYEVASYARPGYRCRHNIAYWTGVPYLGLGRSAATMTQNAQRRMRCKDGAVTDDLDPRQMAAEDLMLGMRMTDGVSDERAARAAELLPEAPATLAALEERGLVEHAGGRWRPTERGWLCGNELYGDLFDLA; encoded by the coding sequence ATGCCGCACGATCCGTACAAGGCGCTCTACCTGCATCTTCCGTTCTGCGTGAAGCGCTGCGCCTACTGCGACTTCGCCACGGCGGCCGTGCCCGCCGGAAGCCCTGAGATCGACGCGTACGTGGAGGACCTCAGCCTGCAGATCCGCCGCAAGGCGAAGGAGGGCGAGCTGGGCGAGCTCGAGACGGTGTACCTCGGCGGCGGCACCCCGAGCCACGTGGGCTTGTCGGGCCTGTCGATGCTGCTGTACACGCTGTCGCTGTCGATGCACCTCACGCCCGAGGTGGAGTGCACGATGGAGGCGAACCCCGAGAGCCTCACCGAGCGCATGGTGCGCGACATCTGGGCGCTCGGCGTGAACCGCCTGTCCATCGGCGTGCAGAGCTTCGACGACGAGGTGCTGCGCACGCTCGGCCGCGCGCATTCCTCCGACGACGCCCGCCGCGCCGTCGAGGCGGCGCGCACGCGCTTCGACAACGTGAGCCTCGACCTCATGTGCGGCATCCCGGGGCAGAGCGCGGCCAGCTTCGAGGCCGGCGTGCGCGAGGCGGTGCGCCTCGGCGCGACGCACGTGAGCGTGTACCCGTTGACCATCGAGCCGCACACGCCCTTCGACGCCGCGGTGCTGGCGGGCGAGCTCGAGGAGCCCGACGACGACGTGGAGGCCGCGCACATGGAGATCGCCGCGCACGTGCTGGCCGAGGAGGGCTTCGAGCGCTACGAGGTGGCCAGCTACGCCCGCCCCGGCTACCGGTGCCGCCACAACATCGCGTACTGGACGGGCGTGCCCTACCTGGGGCTCGGCCGCTCCGCCGCCACGATGACGCAGAACGCGCAGCGCCGCATGCGGTGCAAGGACGGCGCGGTCACCGACGACCTCGACCCGCGCCAGATGGCCGCCGAGGACCTCATGCTGGGCATGCGCATGACCGACGGCGTGTCCGACGAGCGCGCCGCCCGCGCCGCCGAGCTGCTGCCCGAAGCGCCCGCGACTTTGGCCGCCCTCGAGGAGCGGGGCCTCGTCGAGCACGCAGGCGGCCGCTGGCGCCCCACCGAACGCGGCTGGCTCTGCGGCAACGAGCTGTACGGCGACCTGTTCGACCTGGCGTAA
- the hrcA gene encoding heat-inducible transcriptional repressor HrcA yields the protein MLSDRRQRVLSALIEEYVARALPVGSRTLTERYQLGVSPATVRNELSVLEDGGYITQPHTSAGRIPTDFGYRAFVDNLLQSDLAAGDDRYRPVVDQLRRSASELDALLEQTSSALTRLTDCLSIVLAPSVLNLHIKQLSLISLSPLRALVVLVTEDGQVFNRQMEFAEEVAPDDLARVQRFLSEVMGGKSLQEIEDGLGEGMVEAFRDPLVRMALDEVLSCLQEGDASRTHRLGVSSLLTKPEFSQSQALLPVMQVLEDDTVLLQILDDAARRSAGVPSVRIGRENDAAALAGVSVVASRYGRGASAGVVAVVGPTRMDYSKVIQAVRMASAALEDV from the coding sequence GTGCTTTCGGATCGAAGGCAACGGGTGCTGAGCGCCCTCATTGAAGAATACGTCGCGCGCGCTCTGCCCGTGGGGTCGCGCACGCTGACGGAGCGCTACCAGCTGGGCGTGAGCCCGGCCACGGTGCGCAACGAGCTGTCCGTCCTCGAGGACGGCGGCTACATCACGCAGCCGCACACGTCCGCCGGGCGCATCCCGACCGATTTCGGCTACCGCGCGTTCGTCGACAACCTGCTGCAGTCCGACCTCGCCGCCGGCGACGACCGCTACCGGCCCGTCGTCGACCAGCTGCGCCGCAGCGCGAGCGAGCTCGACGCGCTGCTCGAGCAGACGTCGTCGGCGCTCACGCGCCTCACCGACTGCCTGTCCATCGTGCTGGCGCCGTCGGTGCTGAACCTGCACATCAAGCAGCTCTCGCTCATCTCGCTGTCGCCGCTGCGCGCCCTCGTGGTGCTCGTCACCGAGGACGGCCAGGTGTTCAACCGCCAGATGGAGTTCGCCGAAGAGGTGGCCCCCGACGACCTGGCGCGCGTGCAGCGCTTCCTGAGCGAGGTCATGGGCGGCAAATCGCTGCAGGAGATCGAGGACGGCCTGGGCGAGGGCATGGTGGAGGCGTTCCGCGACCCGCTCGTGCGCATGGCGCTCGACGAGGTGCTGTCGTGCCTGCAGGAGGGCGACGCGTCGCGCACGCACCGGCTGGGCGTCAGCTCGCTTCTGACGAAGCCCGAGTTCAGCCAGTCCCAGGCGCTGCTGCCCGTCATGCAGGTGCTCGAGGACGACACCGTGCTGCTCCAGATCCTCGACGACGCCGCCCGGCGGAGCGCGGGCGTTCCCAGCGTGCGCATCGGGCGCGAGAACGACGCGGCCGCGCTGGCCGGCGTGTCGGTGGTGGCCAGCCGTTACGGGCGGGGCGCGTCGGCGGGCGTCGTGGCCGTGGTGGGCCCCACGCGCATGGACTATTCCAAGGTGATACAGGCGGTGCGCATGGCAAGCGCGGCGCTGGAGGACGTATAA
- the dnaJ gene encoding molecular chaperone DnaJ encodes MAKDLYEVLGVSREATEDEIKKAFRRRARELHPDVNKAPDAEDQFKELNEAYDVLSDAQKRAQYDRFGTVPGAAGGGSPYGGGGYVDFEDLFGGGFGMGDIFSSFFGGQAAGRAPMRKEGRDMGVGLRLTLEEVAAGAKKEIVYDRLAPCPDCEGSGLGPDGREITCPDCHGQGRVVTIQHTFLGDMQTATTCKTCGGTGHTIENPCPECEGQGRVPDRQRVTVEVPVGIRDAQQLRLSGFGEAGMHGARPGDLIVTCRIQPHEFFERDGDNLHARANVSIVQATLGAEIEIDGIFEGEKVQVRIPEGCQNEQVVRVKGFGMPKFRSESRGDMFVHVNVVVPKKVTKKQRELLEQLAEELGENVADERTPLQKLRDAFN; translated from the coding sequence ATGGCGAAGGATCTGTACGAAGTTCTGGGCGTGTCCCGCGAAGCAACCGAAGACGAGATCAAGAAGGCGTTCCGTCGGCGCGCGCGCGAGCTTCATCCGGACGTGAACAAGGCGCCCGACGCCGAGGACCAGTTCAAAGAGCTGAACGAGGCCTACGACGTGCTGTCCGACGCGCAGAAGCGCGCCCAGTACGACCGCTTCGGCACCGTTCCCGGCGCGGCCGGCGGCGGCAGCCCCTACGGGGGCGGCGGCTACGTCGACTTCGAGGACCTGTTCGGCGGCGGCTTCGGCATGGGCGACATCTTCAGCTCCTTCTTCGGCGGCCAGGCCGCCGGCCGCGCCCCGATGCGCAAGGAGGGCCGCGACATGGGCGTGGGCCTTCGCCTGACGCTCGAGGAAGTGGCCGCCGGCGCGAAGAAGGAGATCGTGTACGACCGCCTGGCGCCGTGCCCCGACTGCGAGGGCTCGGGCCTCGGCCCCGACGGGCGCGAGATCACGTGCCCCGACTGCCACGGGCAGGGCCGCGTGGTCACCATCCAGCACACGTTCCTCGGCGACATGCAGACGGCCACCACGTGCAAGACCTGCGGCGGCACGGGCCACACCATCGAGAATCCGTGTCCCGAGTGCGAGGGCCAGGGCCGCGTGCCCGACCGCCAGCGCGTCACCGTGGAGGTGCCCGTGGGCATCCGCGACGCGCAGCAGCTGCGCCTGTCCGGCTTCGGCGAGGCCGGCATGCACGGCGCCCGCCCGGGCGACCTCATCGTCACGTGCCGCATCCAGCCGCACGAGTTCTTCGAGCGCGACGGCGACAACCTGCACGCCCGGGCGAACGTGTCCATCGTGCAGGCCACCCTGGGCGCCGAGATCGAGATCGACGGCATCTTCGAGGGCGAGAAGGTGCAGGTGCGCATCCCCGAGGGCTGCCAGAACGAGCAGGTGGTGCGCGTGAAGGGCTTCGGCATGCCGAAGTTCCGCAGCGAGTCGCGCGGCGACATGTTCGTGCACGTGAACGTGGTGGTGCCCAAGAAGGTGACGAAGAAGCAGCGCGAGCTGCTGGAGCAGCTGGCCGAGGAGCTGGGCGAGAACGTGGCCGACGAGCGCACCCCGCTCCAGAAGCTCCGCGACGCGTTCAACTAG
- a CDS encoding RsmE family RNA methyltransferase, producing the protein MSLQHFYLRDQVLADEEAAAFPLRLEADDAKHARVLRLAPGERIAVVDAAQDYFACEIVAFDDALPVVRIAQRFERAGGGPAVELVQGLAKGDKMETVIRHATELGVAAFAPLACERSIVRLDARKGAAKAERWRAIAKSAAMQSGQPAVPDVREPAGLGETCALLETAAAVLVCWEEAPGTSRLDAALDRALGDGPVPEGARVAVVVGPEGGLTEREVEALVACNPRASLVSLGPSILRTETAGIVAPALVLYELERRARAGAR; encoded by the coding sequence ATGTCCCTTCAGCATTTCTACCTGCGCGACCAGGTCCTGGCCGACGAGGAGGCCGCGGCGTTCCCGCTGCGCCTCGAAGCCGACGACGCGAAGCACGCCCGGGTGCTCAGGCTGGCGCCGGGCGAGCGCATCGCGGTGGTGGACGCCGCGCAGGACTACTTCGCCTGCGAGATCGTGGCCTTCGACGACGCGCTCCCGGTCGTGCGCATCGCCCAGCGCTTCGAGCGCGCCGGCGGGGGCCCGGCGGTGGAGCTCGTGCAGGGGCTGGCCAAGGGCGACAAGATGGAGACGGTGATCCGCCACGCCACCGAGCTGGGCGTGGCCGCGTTCGCGCCGCTGGCGTGCGAGCGCTCCATCGTGCGGCTCGACGCGCGCAAGGGCGCGGCGAAGGCCGAGCGCTGGCGCGCCATCGCGAAGAGCGCCGCCATGCAGTCGGGGCAGCCGGCCGTGCCCGACGTGCGCGAGCCGGCGGGGCTGGGGGAGACGTGCGCGCTGCTGGAGACCGCCGCGGCGGTGCTCGTGTGCTGGGAGGAGGCTCCCGGCACGTCGCGGCTCGACGCCGCGCTCGACCGAGCGCTCGGCGACGGCCCGGTGCCCGAGGGCGCCCGCGTGGCCGTGGTGGTGGGCCCCGAGGGGGGCCTGACCGAGCGCGAGGTGGAGGCGCTTGTGGCCTGCAACCCCCGCGCCTCGCTCGTGTCGCTCGGCCCGTCCATCCTTCGCACGGAGACCGCCGGCATCGTGGCGCCCGCGCTCGTGCTGTACGAGCTGGAGCGGCGCGCGAGGGCGGGCGCGCGATGA
- a CDS encoding MiaB/RimO family radical SAM methylthiotransferase produces MNFAVVNLGCKVNRVESDDAAAQLAACGVETAEADADLIVVNTCTVTGEAEKKTRKAVRRALRANDRARVLVTGCAAAIDAAFYEALDDRVAVVGKAQLPDAIRDWCEACSSQGSAGELAGPANVPAAQAEGPAGSSHGASREAFSSNVAPLLHIGSGFRTRVGVKVQDGCDNACTYCIVHVARGRATSRPADDVVRECVAYARAGAGEIVLTGINLGSYCDGPRRDPSATRLADLLRRLLDETADAHRPGAFPVRFRISSVEPRDVDNALVDLLAATDGRVCRHLHLPLQAGSSKVLREMARPYDAERFLALVERLYAAVPALALSTDVIAGFPGETDAEFQETLALARACRFAKIHAFPYSRRAGTPAAARADQVPPEVKAARAAALRALGDELRAAERARRAGTVELALVEEGGVAMSESYFELPAPAGAPQGALVKVTM; encoded by the coding sequence ATGAACTTCGCCGTCGTCAACCTGGGATGCAAGGTGAACCGCGTCGAGTCGGACGACGCGGCGGCGCAGCTTGCCGCCTGCGGCGTCGAGACGGCCGAGGCGGACGCCGACCTCATCGTGGTCAACACGTGCACGGTCACCGGCGAGGCCGAGAAGAAGACGCGCAAGGCCGTGCGCCGCGCCCTGCGCGCGAACGACCGCGCCCGCGTCCTGGTCACCGGCTGCGCCGCCGCCATCGACGCGGCGTTCTACGAGGCCCTCGACGACCGCGTCGCCGTGGTGGGGAAGGCCCAGCTGCCCGACGCGATACGGGACTGGTGCGAAGCCTGTTCCTCCCAGGGCTCCGCCGGAGAGCTCGCCGGTCCTGCCAACGTCCCTGCCGCGCAAGCCGAGGGGCCTGCAGGTTCTTCCCACGGCGCGTCGCGCGAGGCGTTCTCGTCGAACGTTGCGCCCCTGCTCCATATCGGGTCCGGTTTCCGCACGCGCGTGGGGGTGAAGGTGCAGGACGGGTGCGACAACGCGTGCACGTACTGCATCGTGCACGTGGCGCGCGGGCGGGCGACGAGCCGCCCTGCCGACGACGTCGTGCGCGAGTGCGTCGCGTACGCGCGGGCGGGCGCGGGCGAGATCGTGCTCACGGGCATCAACCTGGGCTCGTACTGCGACGGGCCGAGGCGCGACCCGTCCGCCACGCGCCTCGCCGACCTGCTGCGCCGCCTCCTCGACGAGACGGCCGATGCGCACCGCCCCGGCGCGTTCCCCGTGCGCTTCCGCATCTCGAGCGTCGAGCCGCGCGACGTGGACAACGCGCTCGTCGACCTCCTCGCCGCGACCGACGGCCGCGTCTGCCGCCACCTGCACCTGCCGCTGCAGGCGGGAAGCTCGAAGGTGCTGCGCGAGATGGCGCGCCCCTACGACGCCGAGCGGTTCCTCGCGCTCGTGGAGCGCCTGTACGCCGCCGTGCCCGCGCTCGCGCTGTCCACCGACGTCATCGCGGGCTTCCCCGGTGAGACCGACGCCGAGTTCCAGGAGACGCTCGCCCTGGCGCGCGCCTGCCGCTTCGCCAAGATCCACGCGTTCCCGTACTCGCGGCGCGCCGGCACGCCCGCCGCCGCACGCGCCGACCAGGTGCCCCCCGAGGTCAAGGCGGCCCGCGCCGCCGCGCTGCGCGCCCTCGGCGACGAGCTGCGCGCGGCCGAGCGCGCGCGCCGCGCCGGAACCGTCGAGCTCGCCCTGGTCGAGGAGGGCGGCGTCGCCATGTCGGAAAGCTACTTCGAGCTGCCC